The Salvelinus fontinalis isolate EN_2023a chromosome 39, ASM2944872v1, whole genome shotgun sequence genome has a window encoding:
- the aldh1l2 gene encoding mitochondrial 10-formyltetrahydrofolate dehydrogenase isoform X2: MPFCSQFIPMNVIDHPAHGSIIYHPSILPLHRGASAINWTLIQGDKKAGFSIFWADDGLDTGPILLQRECPVEPNDTVDSLYNRFLFPEGIKAMVESVQLIADGKAPRVPQTEEGASYEGIQKKSNSKVNLAQPAEALHNWIRGHDKVPGAWAVIDGQTVTLYGSSMLGESVPAGQPLEIEGASQAGVVTKNGLVLYGSDSKALMVKNLQFEDGKMISAAKYFSSGDTASVELTDDEKKMAEEIRDIWKGILSNVAAIEETTDFFKSGAASMDVVRLVEEIKQKCAGLQLQNEDVYMATTFQDFIQMFVRRLRGEDQEEEMVIDYATKDVNNMTVKMPWQCFINGKFEDAENGKTADTINPADGSVICKVAYASVGDVDRAVAAAKEAFEVGPWGRMNPRDRGTLLYKLADLMEEHQEELATIESIDSGAVYTLALKTHVGMSIQTFRYFAGWCDKIQGKTIPINQARPNRNLTFTKKEPLGVCAIVIPWNYPLMMLAWKSAACLAAGNTLVLKPAQVTPLSALKFAELTVKAGIPKGVINIVPGSGGMVGQRMSDHPDIRKLGFTGSTPIGKQIMKSCALSNLKKVSLELGGKSPLIIFSDCDMDKAVRMGMSSVFFNKGENCIAAGRLFVEESIHDEYIRRVVEEIKKMKVGDPLHRSTDHGPQNHKAHMDKLVEYCEVGMKEGATLVYGGKQVDRPGFFMEPTLFTDVEDHMFIAKEESFGPIMVVSKFKDGDIDGVLNRANDTEFGLASGVFTRDINKAMYVSERLDAGTVFVNTYNKTDVASPFGGFKQSGFGKDLGEDALNEYLRTKAVTVEY, translated from the exons ATGCCCTTCTGCTCCCAGTTCATCCCCATGAACGTGATCGACCACCCGGCCCACGGTTCCATCATCTACCACCCCTCCATCCTGCCCCTGCACCGCGGGGCCTCCGCCATCAactg GACGCTGATCCAGGGGGATAAGAAGGCTGGGTTCTCCATCTTCTGGGCTGATGACGGTCTGGACACGGGTCCCATCCTGCTCCAGAGAGAGTGTCCTGTGGAACCCAACGACACGGTGGACTCCCTCTACAATCGCTTCCTCTTTCCAGAGGGCATCAAGGCCATG GTGGAGTCAGTGCAGCTGATCGCTGATGGGAAGGCCCCACGCGTCCCCCAGACAGAGGAGGGGGCCAGCTACGAGGGTATCCAGAAGAAGTCCAATTCCAAG gtcAACCTCGCCCAGCCGGCAGAGGCTCTCCACAACTGGATCCGCGGCCACGACAAAGTCCCCGGAGCGTGGGCGGTCATTGATGGTCAG ACTGTGACTCTGTACGGGTCGTCCATGCTGGGAGAGTCGGTGCCAGCCGGTCAGCCCCTGGAGATAGAGGGGGCGTCCCAAGCCGGTGTCGTCACCAAGAACGGCTTGGTTCTGTACGGGTCAGATAGCAAAGCG CTGATGGTGAAGAACCTGCAGTTTGAGGATGGGAAGATGATCTCTGCTGCTAAGTACTTCTCTTCAGGAGACACCGCCAGCGTGGAGCTGACTGATGACGAGAAGAAGATGGCAGAGGAGATACGA GACATCTGGAAAGGCATTCTGAGCAATGTTGCTGCCATCGAGGAAACCACAGACTTCTTCAAGTCAGGAGCTGCTTCTATGGACGTGGTCAG GCTGGTGGAGGAGATCAAGCAGAAGTGTGCAGGGTTGCAGCTGCAGAATGAGGACGTGTACATGGCCACCACCTTCCAGGACTTCATTCAGATGTTTGTGAGAAGACTGAGGGGAGAGGACCAGGAGGAGGAGATGGTCATCGACTAT GCAACTAAAGACGTCAACAACATGACGGTGAAGATGCCTTGGCAGTGTTTCATCAATGGCAAGTTTGAGGACGCAGAGAACGGCAAGACCGCCGATACCATCAACCCTGCCGATGGCTCT GTGATCTGTAAGGTAGCCTACGCGTCAGTGGGAGATGTGGACCGTGCGGTAGCAGCAGCCAAAGAGGCCTTTGAGGTTGGCCCCTGGGGCAGGATGAACCCTAGAGATCGTGGCACCCTGCTGTACAA GCTGGCTGACCTTATGGAGGAGCACCAGGAGGAGTTGGCCACCATAGAGTCCATAGACTCTGGAGCTGTCTACACCCTGGCCCTGAAGACCCACGTAGGCATGTCCATCCAGACCTTCCGCTACTTCGCCGGCTGGTGCGACAAGATCCAG GGCAAGACGATACCCATCAACCAGGCCAGGCCCAATCGCAATCTGACCTTCACCAAGAAGGAACCTCTGGG TGTGTGTGCCATCGTCATTCCCTGGAACTACCCACTCATGATGCTGGCATGGAAGAGTGCCGCCTGCCTCGCTGCTGGAAACACACTGGTCCTGAAACCTGCACAG GTTACTCCTCTGTCAGCCCTGAAGTTTGCTGAGCTGACTGTGAAGGCTGGCATTCCCAAGGGAGTCATCAACATCGTTCCTGGCTCAG GTGGGATGGTGGGACAGCGCATGTCTGACCACCCTGACATCCGTAAACTGGGCTTCACAGGCTCCACCCCTATCGGCAAACAGATCATGAAAAG CTGTGCGCTGAGTAACCTGAAGAAGGTTTCTCTGGAGCTAGGAGGGAAGTCTCCACTCATCATCTTCAGCGACTGTGACATGGACAAGGCTGTGCgcatg GGTATGAGTTCTGTGTTCTTCAACAAAGGAGAGAACTGCATCGCTGCTGGACGCCTGTTTGTGGAGGAGTCCATACATGACGAGTACATCAGGAGAGTG GTGGAGGAGATAAAGAAAATGAAGGTGGGTGATCCTCTGCACCGCTCCACGGACCACGGGCCCCAGAACCACAAGGCCCACATGGACAAGCTGGTGGAGTACTGTGAGGTGGGCATGAAGGAGGGCGCCACGCTGGTGTACGGGGGCAAACAGGTGGACAGGCCAG GATTCTTCATGGAGCCTACACTGTTCACAGATGTGGAGGATCACATGTTCATCGCCAAAGAGGAGTCCTTTGGTCCCATCATGGTGGTGTCCAAGTTCAAAGACGG TGACATAGATGGCGTGCTAAACAGAGCCAACGACACCGAGTTCGGCCTGGCGTCCGGCGTGTTCACTCGTGACATCAATAAGGCCATGTACGTGAGTGAGAGGCTGGATGCCGGGACTGTGTTTGTCAATACTTACAACAAGACCGACGTGGCCTCGCCGTTCGGCGGTTTCAAACAGTCCGGGTTCGGCAAAGACCTTG GAGAGGATGCTCTTAACGAATACCTCAGGACCAAAGCAGTGACTGTGGAGTACTAA
- the aldh1l2 gene encoding mitochondrial 10-formyltetrahydrofolate dehydrogenase isoform X1 yields MLWTANRIIRKFSTSSNYYQNKLRLALIGQSLFGQEVYTNLRKQGHKVVGVFTVPDRDGKADPLAVVAEKDGTPVFKFPRWRVKGKPIPEVVAAYKAVGAELNVMPFCSQFIPMNVIDHPAHGSIIYHPSILPLHRGASAINWTLIQGDKKAGFSIFWADDGLDTGPILLQRECPVEPNDTVDSLYNRFLFPEGIKAMVESVQLIADGKAPRVPQTEEGASYEGIQKKSNSKVNLAQPAEALHNWIRGHDKVPGAWAVIDGQTVTLYGSSMLGESVPAGQPLEIEGASQAGVVTKNGLVLYGSDSKALMVKNLQFEDGKMISAAKYFSSGDTASVELTDDEKKMAEEIRDIWKGILSNVAAIEETTDFFKSGAASMDVVRLVEEIKQKCAGLQLQNEDVYMATTFQDFIQMFVRRLRGEDQEEEMVIDYATKDVNNMTVKMPWQCFINGKFEDAENGKTADTINPADGSVICKVAYASVGDVDRAVAAAKEAFEVGPWGRMNPRDRGTLLYKLADLMEEHQEELATIESIDSGAVYTLALKTHVGMSIQTFRYFAGWCDKIQGKTIPINQARPNRNLTFTKKEPLGVCAIVIPWNYPLMMLAWKSAACLAAGNTLVLKPAQVTPLSALKFAELTVKAGIPKGVINIVPGSGGMVGQRMSDHPDIRKLGFTGSTPIGKQIMKSCALSNLKKVSLELGGKSPLIIFSDCDMDKAVRMGMSSVFFNKGENCIAAGRLFVEESIHDEYIRRVVEEIKKMKVGDPLHRSTDHGPQNHKAHMDKLVEYCEVGMKEGATLVYGGKQVDRPGFFMEPTLFTDVEDHMFIAKEESFGPIMVVSKFKDGDIDGVLNRANDTEFGLASGVFTRDINKAMYVSERLDAGTVFVNTYNKTDVASPFGGFKQSGFGKDLGEDALNEYLRTKAVTVEY; encoded by the exons cggtAGTGGCGGAGAAGGACGGGACGCCGGTCTTTAAGTTCCCGCGGTGGCGTGTCAAAGGGAAGCCCATCCCAGAAGTAGTGGCGGCCTACAAGGCGGTGGGGGCGGAGCTCAACGTCATGCCCTTCTGCTCCCAGTTCATCCCCATGAACGTGATCGACCACCCGGCCCACGGTTCCATCATCTACCACCCCTCCATCCTGCCCCTGCACCGCGGGGCCTCCGCCATCAactg GACGCTGATCCAGGGGGATAAGAAGGCTGGGTTCTCCATCTTCTGGGCTGATGACGGTCTGGACACGGGTCCCATCCTGCTCCAGAGAGAGTGTCCTGTGGAACCCAACGACACGGTGGACTCCCTCTACAATCGCTTCCTCTTTCCAGAGGGCATCAAGGCCATG GTGGAGTCAGTGCAGCTGATCGCTGATGGGAAGGCCCCACGCGTCCCCCAGACAGAGGAGGGGGCCAGCTACGAGGGTATCCAGAAGAAGTCCAATTCCAAG gtcAACCTCGCCCAGCCGGCAGAGGCTCTCCACAACTGGATCCGCGGCCACGACAAAGTCCCCGGAGCGTGGGCGGTCATTGATGGTCAG ACTGTGACTCTGTACGGGTCGTCCATGCTGGGAGAGTCGGTGCCAGCCGGTCAGCCCCTGGAGATAGAGGGGGCGTCCCAAGCCGGTGTCGTCACCAAGAACGGCTTGGTTCTGTACGGGTCAGATAGCAAAGCG CTGATGGTGAAGAACCTGCAGTTTGAGGATGGGAAGATGATCTCTGCTGCTAAGTACTTCTCTTCAGGAGACACCGCCAGCGTGGAGCTGACTGATGACGAGAAGAAGATGGCAGAGGAGATACGA GACATCTGGAAAGGCATTCTGAGCAATGTTGCTGCCATCGAGGAAACCACAGACTTCTTCAAGTCAGGAGCTGCTTCTATGGACGTGGTCAG GCTGGTGGAGGAGATCAAGCAGAAGTGTGCAGGGTTGCAGCTGCAGAATGAGGACGTGTACATGGCCACCACCTTCCAGGACTTCATTCAGATGTTTGTGAGAAGACTGAGGGGAGAGGACCAGGAGGAGGAGATGGTCATCGACTAT GCAACTAAAGACGTCAACAACATGACGGTGAAGATGCCTTGGCAGTGTTTCATCAATGGCAAGTTTGAGGACGCAGAGAACGGCAAGACCGCCGATACCATCAACCCTGCCGATGGCTCT GTGATCTGTAAGGTAGCCTACGCGTCAGTGGGAGATGTGGACCGTGCGGTAGCAGCAGCCAAAGAGGCCTTTGAGGTTGGCCCCTGGGGCAGGATGAACCCTAGAGATCGTGGCACCCTGCTGTACAA GCTGGCTGACCTTATGGAGGAGCACCAGGAGGAGTTGGCCACCATAGAGTCCATAGACTCTGGAGCTGTCTACACCCTGGCCCTGAAGACCCACGTAGGCATGTCCATCCAGACCTTCCGCTACTTCGCCGGCTGGTGCGACAAGATCCAG GGCAAGACGATACCCATCAACCAGGCCAGGCCCAATCGCAATCTGACCTTCACCAAGAAGGAACCTCTGGG TGTGTGTGCCATCGTCATTCCCTGGAACTACCCACTCATGATGCTGGCATGGAAGAGTGCCGCCTGCCTCGCTGCTGGAAACACACTGGTCCTGAAACCTGCACAG GTTACTCCTCTGTCAGCCCTGAAGTTTGCTGAGCTGACTGTGAAGGCTGGCATTCCCAAGGGAGTCATCAACATCGTTCCTGGCTCAG GTGGGATGGTGGGACAGCGCATGTCTGACCACCCTGACATCCGTAAACTGGGCTTCACAGGCTCCACCCCTATCGGCAAACAGATCATGAAAAG CTGTGCGCTGAGTAACCTGAAGAAGGTTTCTCTGGAGCTAGGAGGGAAGTCTCCACTCATCATCTTCAGCGACTGTGACATGGACAAGGCTGTGCgcatg GGTATGAGTTCTGTGTTCTTCAACAAAGGAGAGAACTGCATCGCTGCTGGACGCCTGTTTGTGGAGGAGTCCATACATGACGAGTACATCAGGAGAGTG GTGGAGGAGATAAAGAAAATGAAGGTGGGTGATCCTCTGCACCGCTCCACGGACCACGGGCCCCAGAACCACAAGGCCCACATGGACAAGCTGGTGGAGTACTGTGAGGTGGGCATGAAGGAGGGCGCCACGCTGGTGTACGGGGGCAAACAGGTGGACAGGCCAG GATTCTTCATGGAGCCTACACTGTTCACAGATGTGGAGGATCACATGTTCATCGCCAAAGAGGAGTCCTTTGGTCCCATCATGGTGGTGTCCAAGTTCAAAGACGG TGACATAGATGGCGTGCTAAACAGAGCCAACGACACCGAGTTCGGCCTGGCGTCCGGCGTGTTCACTCGTGACATCAATAAGGCCATGTACGTGAGTGAGAGGCTGGATGCCGGGACTGTGTTTGTCAATACTTACAACAAGACCGACGTGGCCTCGCCGTTCGGCGGTTTCAAACAGTCCGGGTTCGGCAAAGACCTTG GAGAGGATGCTCTTAACGAATACCTCAGGACCAAAGCAGTGACTGTGGAGTACTAA
- the nopchap1 gene encoding uncharacterized protein C12orf45 homolog yields MLKQKHHTTTKMELHLNNKKTSSKDLLACGNGGGLHDKLLLKSKGPKAGSSLQTERVPRSSVLDRLESFLPQMAQANEKLKLQMEQAPEGHYDIERVEESGQVIEMDVSLVELSSSDSDSDRESSQGDDANSDSEEESELTEENLKLPGNSQKKKVNIQVLEKQED; encoded by the exons ATGTTGAAGCAAAAGCATCATACAACGACGAAAATGGAATTACATTTGAACAACAAGAAAACAAGCTCAAAAGACTTGCTCGCGTGTGGCAACGGAGGAG GTCTTCATGACAAGCTTCTCCTCAAGTCGAAGGGGCCCAAGGCTGGCAGTTCTTTGCAGACCGAGAGGGTCCCAAGAAGTAGCG ttctggacagactggagagctTCCTGCCCCAGATGGCCCAGGCCAATGAGAAGCTCAAGTTGCAGATGGAGCAGGCACCTGAGGGCCACTATGAcatagagagggtggaggagtcTGGACAGGTCATAGAGATG GATGTGTCGCTGGTGGAGCTCAGTAGTTCAGACAGCGACTCGGACAGAGAGTCTTCGCAGGGCGACGACGCCAACTCAGACTCTGAGGAGGAGAGCGAGCTCACAGAGGAGAACCTCAAACTGCCTGGCAACAGTCAGAAAAAGAAGGTTAATATCCAAGTTCTGGAGAAACAAGAGGATTAG